The proteins below are encoded in one region of Oxyura jamaicensis isolate SHBP4307 breed ruddy duck chromosome 22, BPBGC_Ojam_1.0, whole genome shotgun sequence:
- the TCIM gene encoding transcriptional and immune response regulator, with protein MKARRSNTASAMSTSLRVSPSVHGYRFDTALRKKAVANIFESIDEESLQKLFKHSGDKKAEERAKIILATDQDVEEKTRALMALKQRRKDKLLQFLKFRKYSIKVH; from the coding sequence ATGAAAGCAAGGAGAAGCAACACAGCCTCAGCCATGTCCACATCCCTGAGAGTGAGCCCCTCGGTCCATGGCTACCGCTTCGACACAGCCCTGCGCAAGAAAGCTGTGGCCAATATCTTTGAGAGCATCGATGAAGAGTCACTCCAGAAACTCTTCAAACACTCTGGAGACaagaaggcagaggaaagagCCAAGATCATCCTCGCCACCGACCAGGACGTGGAGGAGAAAACAAGAGCACTAATGGCACTAAAGCAGAGGCGAAAAGACAAGCTCCTCCAGTTCCTGAAATTTCGGAAATACTCCATCAAAGTCCACTGA